In one window of Frigoriglobus tundricola DNA:
- a CDS encoding transposase, which produces MGGAGPDPGDRRGRGHRKKVSVIGALSMSPKARRLGLYFATRPDGFFTADAVVPFLRDLLTHLRGKVVVLWDGGSNHQGPLIRAFLQRNRRLALERLPAYAPDLNPVEVVWSWLKYGQLANYVPDGIKELDNEILDRLIELRCDPNLLRNLWDGSDLPFPHLRTG; this is translated from the coding sequence CTGGGCGGTGCGGGGCCAGACCCCGGTGATCGGCGGGGACGGGGGCACCGGAAGAAGGTGTCGGTCATCGGGGCGCTGAGCATGTCCCCGAAGGCCCGGCGCCTGGGGCTGTACTTCGCCACCCGCCCGGACGGGTTCTTTACGGCTGACGCCGTGGTTCCGTTCCTCCGCGACCTGTTGACGCACCTGCGGGGGAAGGTGGTGGTCCTGTGGGACGGTGGATCCAACCACCAAGGGCCGCTGATCCGGGCGTTCCTGCAACGGAACCGGCGCCTCGCCCTGGAGCGGTTGCCCGCGTACGCCCCGGACCTGAACCCAGTCGAGGTGGTCTGGTCGTGGCTCAAGTACGGGCAACTGGCCAACTATGTGCCCGACGGGATCAAGGAGTTGGATAACGAGATCCTGGACCGCCTCATCGAGTTGAGGTGCGACCCGAACCTCCTTCGGAACCTGTGGGACGGGTCGGATTTGCCCTTCCCACATCTGAGGACGGGTTAA
- a CDS encoding SDR family oxidoreductase produces MAHELAGKVALVTGASRGIGRAIALRLARDGAAVVVNFAGSAAQAQETVAAIENGGGRAIAVQADVSKVADVRRLFGACLEAFGRLDVLVNNAGVMFTKPLADVGEDEFDQLFGVNVKGAFFCCQEAAKRMAAGGRIINLSSSTTGRAVTLPGYAAYVASKGAVEQFSFVLARELGPKGITVNVVSPGPVDTELFGAGKTEEQKQQFARAAALGRLGQPGDIADVVAFLASEDARWVTGQNIRANGGMV; encoded by the coding sequence ATGGCGCACGAGTTGGCGGGCAAGGTCGCTCTGGTGACGGGGGCGTCGCGGGGCATCGGGCGGGCCATTGCGCTGCGGCTGGCCCGGGACGGCGCGGCGGTCGTCGTGAACTTCGCCGGGAGCGCCGCGCAGGCTCAGGAAACCGTCGCCGCGATCGAGAACGGCGGCGGCCGGGCGATCGCGGTTCAGGCCGACGTGAGCAAGGTCGCCGACGTACGCCGCCTGTTCGGCGCGTGCCTCGAGGCGTTCGGCCGGCTCGACGTGCTGGTGAACAACGCCGGGGTGATGTTCACGAAGCCGCTCGCGGACGTCGGGGAAGACGAGTTCGACCAGCTGTTCGGGGTGAACGTGAAAGGCGCGTTCTTCTGCTGCCAAGAGGCGGCAAAGCGGATGGCCGCGGGCGGGCGGATCATCAACCTGTCGTCGTCCACGACCGGCCGGGCGGTCACGCTGCCGGGGTACGCGGCTTACGTTGCCTCGAAGGGGGCCGTGGAGCAGTTCAGCTTCGTTCTGGCGCGGGAACTCGGCCCGAAGGGCATCACGGTAAACGTGGTGTCGCCGGGACCGGTCGATACCGAGCTGTTCGGGGCGGGCAAAACCGAGGAGCAGAAGCAGCAGTTCGCCCGCGCGGCGGCGCTGGGCCGGCTGGGGCAGCCCGGCGACATCGCCGACGTGGTGGCGTTCCTGGCCAGCGAAGATGCGCGGTGGGTGACCGGGCAGAACATCCGCGCCAACGGCGGCATGGTCTGA
- a CDS encoding S1 family peptidase — MRKGYEKGSGGGRISAPSISTRDTQGREEIGPATSGDERHRSCNTAVRARAHPLGGRSTKALSGEQIVLAKPMTINERMMYSTVRIAGQLATGEEISGTSFFLAHRFEDNSKVRMLVSNRHVVGGVNKGTLYVHRPRRVTASGQVVSAGSVPLEIDDFESKWVPHPNPDVDLCALPYDVVHAAIQKVAEDVYATFFETTQVIPSDEALAKMDSGEEVQLIGYPDGVWDRVNSFPVFRRGTIATHPRVDFRGRAEILIDAAASYGSSGAPVVVLSRTSFKEEEAETWPVVLLGVLSSGYGRGAEGAVREDLVARTGKRGPIPTPMHLDVIVKARELVVLADAVAAKVGAQK, encoded by the coding sequence GTGCGGAAGGGTTACGAGAAAGGGTCAGGTGGTGGACGCATCTCCGCCCCGAGCATCTCGACCCGCGACACCCAGGGGCGGGAGGAGATCGGGCCGGCGACGAGCGGCGACGAGCGGCACCGCAGTTGCAACACGGCGGTCCGGGCGCGGGCGCACCCGTTGGGTGGAAGAAGCACGAAGGCCCTATCAGGAGAACAGATCGTGCTTGCAAAGCCGATGACGATCAACGAGCGCATGATGTATTCCACGGTGCGCATCGCCGGTCAGCTCGCCACCGGGGAGGAAATCAGCGGGACGAGCTTTTTCCTGGCCCACCGGTTCGAGGACAACTCGAAAGTGCGCATGCTGGTGTCGAACCGGCACGTCGTTGGAGGGGTGAACAAGGGAACGCTCTACGTTCACCGGCCGCGGCGGGTGACGGCCAGCGGCCAGGTCGTCTCAGCCGGCTCGGTGCCCCTGGAGATCGACGACTTCGAATCGAAATGGGTCCCGCACCCCAACCCCGACGTCGACCTTTGCGCACTGCCCTATGACGTCGTCCACGCCGCGATCCAGAAGGTGGCCGAGGACGTGTACGCCACCTTCTTCGAGACCACGCAGGTCATCCCGTCGGACGAGGCCCTGGCGAAAATGGACTCGGGCGAAGAGGTGCAACTGATCGGTTACCCCGATGGGGTGTGGGACCGGGTGAACAGCTTCCCCGTGTTCCGCCGGGGCACCATCGCGACCCACCCCCGGGTCGATTTCCGCGGGCGGGCCGAGATCCTGATCGATGCCGCCGCGTCCTACGGCAGTTCCGGGGCGCCGGTCGTGGTGCTGAGCCGCACGAGCTTCAAAGAGGAGGAGGCGGAAACTTGGCCGGTGGTGCTGCTCGGGGTCCTGTCCTCGGGGTACGGGCGCGGGGCCGAAGGGGCGGTGCGGGAGGACCTGGTGGCCCGGACGGGTAAACGCGGGCCGATACCGACCCCGATGCACCTGGACGTGATCGTGAAGGCGCGCGAGCTGGTCGTTCTGGCCGACGCCGTCGCGGCGAAGGTGGGGGCACAGAAGTGA
- a CDS encoding serine/threonine-protein kinase: MSAPPNVRSTTPGAFPLAGGAEPSPGYRLRCVRGRGGFAEVWEAEAPNGAPPVALKFMPTSNTSSTARELRSVQSFQSLEHPYIVKTYGMWSVPGYIVINMELAEATLLDLMQLYHNDLGQPLEPAVLCTYLAQVAEALDFLNARRHVRDGRRVGFQHGDVKPNNILLFGDVAKLTDHGLATPTYGPATPCPRQGTREYSAPEVFLGTLTDWSDQYSLAVTYYALRTGRFPFPPPPPPKESSRSYLRPAADLSGVPEAERPALLRALAPVPQNRFPNCCEFMAALMKALGLRTDSDSGSGHLRVVKDKSGVISTRTAVTPPPSSSGSRS; the protein is encoded by the coding sequence TTGTCGGCCCCGCCAAACGTCCGATCGACCACGCCCGGCGCGTTCCCCCTCGCGGGCGGGGCGGAGCCCTCGCCCGGCTACCGGCTACGCTGCGTCCGCGGGCGCGGCGGCTTCGCCGAGGTGTGGGAAGCGGAGGCGCCCAACGGCGCCCCGCCGGTGGCGCTCAAGTTCATGCCCACCTCGAACACCAGCAGCACGGCCCGCGAGCTGCGCTCGGTGCAGTCGTTCCAGAGCCTGGAGCACCCGTACATCGTCAAGACGTACGGCATGTGGTCCGTCCCCGGCTACATCGTCATCAACATGGAACTGGCCGAGGCGACGCTCCTCGACCTGATGCAGCTCTACCACAACGACCTGGGCCAGCCGCTCGAGCCGGCCGTGCTGTGCACGTACCTGGCGCAGGTGGCCGAGGCGCTCGACTTCCTGAACGCCCGGCGGCACGTCCGCGACGGGCGCCGCGTGGGGTTCCAGCACGGCGACGTGAAGCCGAACAACATCCTGCTGTTCGGGGACGTGGCGAAACTGACCGACCACGGGCTGGCCACGCCGACGTACGGCCCGGCCACGCCCTGCCCGCGCCAGGGCACCCGCGAGTACTCCGCGCCCGAGGTGTTCCTCGGCACGCTCACCGACTGGTCCGACCAGTACAGCCTCGCGGTCACGTACTACGCGCTGCGGACCGGCCGGTTCCCGTTCCCGCCGCCGCCCCCGCCCAAAGAAAGCTCGCGGAGCTACCTGCGCCCCGCCGCCGATCTGAGCGGGGTGCCCGAGGCCGAACGGCCGGCGCTGCTCCGGGCGCTCGCGCCGGTGCCCCAGAACCGGTTCCCCAACTGCTGCGAGTTCATGGCCGCGCTCATGAAGGCACTCGGCCTCCGCACCGATAGCGACAGCGGCAGCGGGCACCTCCGGGTGGTCAAGGACAAGAGCGGCGTCATCTCCACCCGCACGGCCGTCACCCCCCCTCCGTCTTCTTCCGGCTCGCGCTCCTGA
- a CDS encoding pyridoxamine 5'-phosphate oxidase family protein has translation MTTAPEIKLHDLLAEFGTAMLVTRTGEGQLRARPMALAELEPDGTLWFLTDRHSAKVDELGRDPHVGVTMQSQTRFVSVSGRAAPVEDRERVSRLWKLEWKVWFPGGPDDPNLVLLRVSVDAGEYWDNGGTGGLKYLFEAGKALLTGSRPNVEGDAKIHGKVSR, from the coding sequence ATGACCACGGCTCCCGAGATCAAGCTCCACGACCTGCTCGCCGAGTTCGGCACCGCGATGCTCGTCACCCGGACCGGCGAGGGCCAGCTCCGTGCGCGGCCCATGGCGCTGGCCGAACTGGAACCGGACGGCACGCTCTGGTTCCTCACCGACCGCCACTCCGCCAAGGTGGACGAACTGGGCCGCGATCCGCACGTCGGCGTCACGATGCAGTCTCAGACCCGGTTCGTTTCGGTCAGCGGGCGGGCCGCGCCGGTCGAGGACCGGGAGCGGGTGTCGCGCCTGTGGAAGCTCGAGTGGAAGGTGTGGTTCCCCGGCGGTCCGGACGACCCGAACCTCGTGCTGCTTCGCGTAAGCGTTGACGCGGGTGAGTACTGGGACAACGGCGGGACCGGCGGCCTCAAGTACCTGTTCGAAGCGGGCAAGGCCCTGCTCACCGGCTCGCGCCCGAACGTCGAGGGCGACGCGAAGATCCACGGCAAGGTGAGCCGGTAG
- a CDS encoding WD40 repeat domain-containing protein — MLLFEDHGSRSTTVDLKAAVYAVAFAPDGSSVATGARDGSLLIRDSSGHVSAVRERDLTAPPALAFGYLPNGAGMVIGGEFGWSCWRQECGAWKSFGPHSVKPVTALAVLNERIVAFGFGKRQQDASFPTSELKGFGSRTFELWDISANRQLKPIFNEPNGVRQISTCPARKLVAWATGHRKVCVYDITTPKPISFPLEHDCPAVALSTDGRAMAVAVDYTARIYDLDKKRERFLLKGHKGKVAAVAFSPDGSTLMTGSWDQTVRLWDVATGKERANYMWDVGRVCCVAYAPDGLRLAAGGDLGRVVVWDAE; from the coding sequence ATGTTGCTGTTCGAAGACCACGGAAGCCGTTCGACCACCGTCGATCTCAAAGCGGCCGTTTACGCCGTTGCCTTCGCTCCCGATGGGTCGTCGGTCGCCACGGGGGCGCGGGACGGCTCCCTGCTCATCCGCGACTCGTCCGGGCACGTCAGCGCGGTGCGCGAGCGCGACTTAACGGCGCCGCCGGCCCTCGCGTTCGGCTACCTGCCCAACGGCGCGGGCATGGTGATCGGCGGCGAGTTCGGCTGGAGCTGCTGGCGCCAGGAGTGCGGGGCGTGGAAGTCGTTCGGCCCGCACTCGGTCAAGCCGGTCACCGCACTCGCGGTGCTGAACGAGCGGATCGTAGCCTTCGGGTTCGGGAAGCGCCAGCAGGACGCGAGCTTCCCGACGTCCGAGCTGAAGGGCTTCGGCTCCCGGACGTTCGAGCTGTGGGACATTTCCGCCAACCGCCAACTCAAGCCGATCTTCAACGAACCCAACGGCGTGCGGCAAATCTCGACGTGCCCGGCGCGCAAGCTGGTGGCGTGGGCGACGGGCCACCGCAAGGTGTGCGTGTACGACATCACCACGCCCAAGCCGATCTCCTTCCCGCTCGAGCACGACTGCCCGGCGGTCGCGCTCAGCACCGACGGGCGGGCGATGGCGGTCGCGGTGGACTACACCGCCCGGATCTACGACCTGGACAAGAAGCGCGAGCGGTTCCTCTTGAAGGGGCACAAGGGGAAGGTCGCGGCGGTCGCGTTCAGTCCGGACGGTTCGACACTGATGACGGGCAGTTGGGACCAGACGGTCCGCCTGTGGGACGTGGCGACGGGCAAGGAGCGGGCGAACTACATGTGGGACGTGGGCCGGGTGTGCTGCGTCGCGTACGCCCCGGACGGTCTGCGACTGGCCGCGGGCGGCGACCTGGGCCGCGTGGTGGTCTGGGACGCGGAGTAG
- a CDS encoding PQQ-dependent sugar dehydrogenase: MRAILILAPITLPVLMARPEPPKLPKPFETPSVVNRAKVIGWPEGRTPKAPPGFTVTPFAADVETPRWFHQLPNGDVLVSEARTVAKKKDDETKAEGSPNRVSLYRDGKKHVLLKGLNQPFGMALRGDRLFVGVTDGVLSFPYETGATAITAGPIRVTSLPAGGYNNHWTRNVLFDARGEKLYVTVGSGSNVGENGIANEMLRANVLQMNPDGTALRVFASGLRNPVGLAWQPQSGRLWTAVNERDELGDELVPDYLAAIEDGQFYGWPWYYFGKNEDPRRKGERPDLAGKVVVPDLALGSHTASLGLAFCPAKGFGEKYQGGAFIGQHGSWNRSSFVGYRVAFVPFKNGKPAGEPEDFLTGFVANDKEVYGRPVGVAFLADGSLLVADDAGNRVWRVTRDR; this comes from the coding sequence ATGCGCGCCATCCTGATTCTCGCTCCGATCACGCTCCCCGTCCTCATGGCTCGGCCCGAGCCGCCGAAACTGCCGAAGCCCTTCGAGACGCCGTCGGTGGTCAACCGTGCCAAGGTGATCGGCTGGCCCGAGGGGCGCACGCCCAAGGCCCCGCCGGGGTTCACGGTGACTCCGTTCGCCGCCGACGTGGAGACGCCGCGCTGGTTCCACCAGTTGCCCAACGGCGACGTTCTTGTGTCCGAGGCCCGCACGGTTGCCAAGAAGAAGGACGACGAGACCAAGGCGGAGGGCTCCCCGAACCGGGTGTCGTTGTACCGCGACGGCAAGAAGCACGTCCTGCTCAAGGGCCTGAACCAGCCCTTCGGCATGGCCCTGCGCGGCGACCGGTTGTTCGTCGGGGTCACGGACGGGGTTCTTTCTTTCCCCTATGAGACGGGGGCCACGGCGATCACCGCCGGGCCGATCCGCGTCACGTCGTTGCCGGCGGGCGGGTATAACAACCACTGGACCCGCAACGTGCTGTTCGACGCCAGGGGGGAGAAGCTGTACGTCACGGTCGGGTCGGGCAGCAACGTGGGGGAGAACGGGATCGCCAACGAGATGCTCCGGGCCAACGTGTTGCAAATGAACCCGGACGGCACGGCGCTGCGCGTGTTCGCGTCGGGGCTGCGGAACCCGGTCGGGCTCGCGTGGCAGCCGCAGTCGGGCCGGCTCTGGACTGCGGTCAACGAGCGCGACGAGCTGGGCGACGAACTGGTGCCCGACTACCTGGCGGCGATCGAGGACGGCCAGTTCTACGGGTGGCCGTGGTACTACTTCGGCAAGAACGAGGACCCGCGCCGCAAGGGCGAGCGCCCGGACCTCGCGGGCAAGGTGGTGGTGCCTGACCTGGCGCTGGGCTCGCACACGGCGTCGCTGGGGCTGGCGTTCTGTCCGGCGAAAGGGTTCGGCGAGAAGTACCAGGGCGGTGCGTTCATCGGCCAGCACGGGTCGTGGAACCGTTCGAGCTTCGTGGGCTACCGTGTGGCGTTCGTCCCCTTCAAGAACGGCAAGCCGGCGGGCGAACCCGAGGACTTCCTCACGGGGTTCGTGGCCAACGACAAGGAGGTGTACGGCCGACCGGTGGGGGTCGCGTTCCTGGCCGACGGCTCACTGCTCGTGGCCGACGACGCGGGCAATCGCGTCTGGCGCGTGACCCGGGACCGCTGA
- a CDS encoding leucine-rich repeat domain-containing protein, with protein MARLIVCALAVLCPEAALRADDAEDRAVAFVEKLGGRVTRDAKAPGKPVVGVDLNGTRVTDADLKELAALPGLTSLDLSGTEVTDAGLKELAALPTLTDLDLGLTRVTDAGLEQLAALKTLTALNLFGASRVTDAGLKELAALTNLTALHLSATPVTDAGLKELAALTNLTALHLGGTPVTDAGLKELTALKRLVTLDLGNTKVSDAGLKDLAALPNLATLHLGAPVTDAGLKDLAALPKLTALHLVCAQVTDTGLKELAALKQLTTLDLTSTRATDAGLKELAALKTLSTLDLSHTKVTDAGLKELAFLPNLSTLKLNDTPVSDAGLKQLAALDKLNRLEISSTRVTDAGVKELQQALPKCLIRY; from the coding sequence ATGGCCCGTTTGATCGTGTGCGCACTGGCGGTGCTGTGCCCGGAGGCGGCGCTGCGTGCCGACGACGCCGAGGATCGGGCCGTCGCGTTCGTGGAGAAGCTCGGCGGGAGAGTGACCCGCGACGCGAAGGCGCCCGGGAAGCCGGTCGTCGGCGTCGACCTGAATGGTACGCGGGTGACGGACGCGGACCTGAAGGAACTGGCCGCCCTCCCGGGCCTCACTTCGCTCGATCTGAGCGGCACGGAGGTGACGGACGCGGGTCTGAAGGAACTGGCCGCGCTCCCGACCCTCACCGATCTCGATCTGGGCCTCACGAGGGTGACCGACGCGGGTCTCGAGCAACTGGCCGCGCTCAAGACCCTCACGGCGCTCAACTTGTTCGGCGCGAGCCGGGTGACGGACGCGGGGCTCAAGGAGCTGGCCGCGCTCACGAACCTGACCGCGCTCCACCTGAGCGCGACGCCGGTGACGGACGCGGGGCTGAAGGAGCTGGCCGCGCTCACGAACCTGACCGCGCTCCACCTGGGCGGCACTCCGGTGACGGACGCGGGACTGAAGGAGTTGACCGCACTCAAGAGACTTGTCACCCTCGACTTGGGCAATACGAAGGTGTCGGATGCGGGTCTGAAGGACTTGGCCGCGCTCCCGAACCTCGCAACCCTCCACCTCGGGGCACCGGTAACGGACGCGGGGCTGAAGGACCTGGCCGCCCTCCCGAAACTGACCGCGCTCCATCTGGTTTGCGCACAGGTAACGGATACAGGGCTGAAGGAGCTGGCCGCGCTCAAACAACTGACCACCCTCGACCTGACCAGCACGAGGGCGACGGACGCGGGGCTGAAGGAGCTGGCCGCTCTCAAAACCCTCAGCACACTCGACCTGAGCCACACGAAGGTGACGGACGCGGGGCTGAAGGAGCTGGCCTTCCTCCCGAACCTGAGCACACTCAAGCTGAACGACACGCCGGTGTCGGACGCGGGGCTGAAGCAACTGGCCGCGCTCGACAAACTCAACCGGCTCGAAATCTCTTCCACACGGGTGACGGATGCGGGGGTGAAGGAACTCCAGCAGGCGCTCCCGAAGTGCCTGATCCGGTATTAA
- a CDS encoding IS701 family transposase, whose product MPSSHTPAPRCPWFSVLAKALDPRSGRRLAALYLGLILAGGRKTLSRWIRAAGLSNQYRRCYATAAAVGRRTEGVATRLLVQVVKPLVGGAPRLVLALDDTPTERHGPKVQGAGVHHNPTPGPAGSPFVYGHVWVVLGLLVTHPLGGLIALPLLARLYIRKKDLGAIPAPDRPEFATKLEMAVALVRWAHGWLKMWAKPVWVVADGAYAKAPVLKPLLALGVTMVSRLRKDAALCSVPEPEPKRRGPRRVYGTQRVSLAKRAGQKGGWATGTFTLYGKAVEKRYKTFEATWRPAGGPIRVVLVDEPKGWVAFFCTDTTATVADILSLVADRFSLETCFRDLKQVVGAGHQQVRGVASNVGCFHLCAWAFTMTEAWAWDRKAEDLVAHRAASPWDDPERRPSHADKRRAWQRELLAEEIQAVVGEHHDPVQIHNLARRCLDLAA is encoded by the coding sequence ATGCCATCGTCGCATACCCCGGCCCCTCGATGCCCGTGGTTTTCCGTGCTCGCCAAGGCCCTGGACCCGCGGTCCGGGCGGCGGCTCGCGGCCCTGTACCTGGGTCTCATCTTGGCCGGCGGGCGGAAGACGCTCAGCCGTTGGATTCGGGCCGCCGGGCTGTCGAACCAATACCGCCGGTGTTACGCCACGGCGGCCGCCGTCGGCCGCCGCACCGAGGGTGTCGCCACGCGCCTGCTGGTGCAGGTGGTCAAGCCCTTGGTGGGGGGCGCGCCCCGGCTGGTCTTGGCCCTCGACGACACCCCGACGGAGCGGCACGGGCCGAAGGTTCAAGGGGCCGGGGTGCATCACAACCCGACCCCGGGGCCGGCCGGGAGCCCGTTCGTGTACGGGCATGTGTGGGTGGTTCTCGGGTTGTTGGTTACCCACCCGCTCGGGGGCCTGATCGCCTTGCCCCTGTTGGCTCGGCTGTACATCCGCAAAAAGGACCTCGGGGCCATCCCCGCGCCGGACCGGCCCGAGTTCGCGACCAAGTTGGAGATGGCCGTGGCGCTGGTGCGGTGGGCCCACGGGTGGCTCAAGATGTGGGCCAAGCCGGTGTGGGTGGTGGCCGACGGGGCGTACGCCAAGGCCCCGGTGCTCAAGCCCCTGCTCGCGTTGGGAGTGACGATGGTGAGTCGGCTCCGCAAGGACGCGGCCCTGTGCTCGGTGCCCGAGCCGGAGCCGAAGCGGCGCGGGCCCCGGCGCGTGTACGGGACGCAGCGGGTCTCGCTGGCCAAGCGGGCCGGCCAGAAGGGCGGGTGGGCCACCGGCACGTTTACCCTGTACGGGAAAGCGGTGGAGAAGAGGTACAAGACGTTCGAGGCCACGTGGCGCCCCGCCGGGGGCCCGATCCGGGTCGTGCTGGTGGACGAGCCCAAGGGATGGGTCGCGTTCTTCTGCACCGACACCACCGCGACCGTGGCCGACATCCTGAGCCTCGTCGCCGACCGGTTCAGCCTGGAAACCTGTTTTCGGGATCTCAAACAGGTCGTTGGCGCCGGGCACCAGCAGGTGCGTGGGGTGGCGTCGAACGTGGGGTGCTTTCACCTGTGTGCATGGGCGTTCACAATGACCGAAGCGTGGGCCTGGGACCGGAAGGCCGAGGACCTGGTGGCCCATCGGGCCGCGTCCCCGTGGGACGATCCCGAGCGGCGCCCGAGCCACGCGGACAAGCGCCGGGCGTGGCAGCGGGAGTTGCTGGCCGAGGAAATTCAGGCCGTTGTGGGTGAGCACCACGACCCGGTGCAAATTCACAACCTCGCACGGCGGTGCCTCGACCTCGCCGCGTAA
- a CDS encoding NUDIX hydrolase: MPYTPILATLGYVFSPDGGRVLMIHRNARPEDAHYGKYNGLGGKLEPGEDVVAGLKREIREEANIECEAVRLAGTISWPGFGKGGEDWFGFIFRVERFSGTPLTSNPEGTLEWVDVARVPTLPLWDGDRHFLPLVFDPASPQFHGVMPYRNGKPLCWNYSTVVR; this comes from the coding sequence ATGCCCTACACCCCCATCCTCGCGACGCTCGGCTACGTGTTCTCGCCCGACGGCGGCCGGGTGCTGATGATCCACCGGAACGCCCGGCCCGAGGACGCCCACTACGGCAAGTACAACGGTCTGGGCGGGAAACTGGAGCCGGGCGAGGACGTCGTGGCCGGGTTGAAGCGGGAGATCCGCGAAGAGGCCAATATCGAGTGCGAGGCGGTCCGCCTGGCCGGGACGATTTCGTGGCCCGGGTTCGGCAAGGGCGGGGAGGACTGGTTCGGGTTCATTTTCCGGGTGGAGCGGTTCTCCGGCACGCCGCTCACCTCCAACCCGGAGGGCACGTTGGAATGGGTGGACGTGGCCCGCGTTCCGACACTTCCGCTCTGGGACGGCGACCGCCACTTCCTCCCGCTGGTATTTGATCCGGCCTCACCACAGTTCCACGGCGTCATGCCGTACCGGAACGGGAAACCATTGTGCTGGAACTACAGTACCGTTGTCAGGTAA
- a CDS encoding DUF1559 family PulG-like putative transporter, translating to MTTRVFTRRALALIEVLVVVAVLALLTALLLPAVQKVRESAARVACRNHLKQIGTALHAHHDQYARFPSGGTLWSEPPTYSYGAPATGAAQNAGWPFQLLPFIEQGDLYCSPTLVVAAPVPLYFCPARRAPLAIQGRGLIDYASATGPGGGATETGPYYGVIARNPNVVRVADVTDGLSNTFVIGEKRLNPAQYLTGCWFDDTGAMAGWDNDIVCITTLGPGPDGAGAQAYQFGSAHPAGMNAVWGDGSVRPIGYDTAAHVLPVLGDRRDGAVAELP from the coding sequence GTGACAACGAGGGTCTTCACGCGCCGCGCGCTCGCGCTGATCGAGGTGCTGGTGGTCGTGGCCGTCCTGGCACTCCTCACCGCGCTGCTGCTCCCGGCCGTCCAGAAGGTGCGGGAGTCGGCGGCGCGGGTCGCGTGCCGGAACCACTTGAAACAAATCGGCACCGCCCTGCACGCCCACCACGACCAGTACGCCCGGTTCCCGTCCGGGGGCACCCTCTGGAGCGAGCCGCCGACCTATTCCTATGGGGCGCCCGCCACCGGTGCCGCGCAGAACGCCGGCTGGCCGTTCCAGCTCCTGCCGTTCATCGAGCAGGGCGACCTCTATTGCTCACCGACCCTCGTCGTCGCCGCGCCCGTGCCGCTGTACTTCTGCCCGGCGCGGCGTGCCCCGCTGGCGATCCAGGGCCGCGGGCTGATCGACTACGCCTCGGCCACGGGACCGGGCGGGGGTGCGACCGAGACGGGGCCGTATTACGGGGTCATCGCCCGGAACCCGAACGTGGTGCGGGTCGCCGACGTGACGGACGGGCTCTCCAACACGTTCGTCATCGGCGAGAAGCGCCTGAACCCGGCCCAGTACCTCACGGGGTGCTGGTTCGACGACACGGGCGCAATGGCGGGATGGGACAACGACATCGTCTGCATCACGACGCTCGGCCCGGGGCCGGACGGGGCCGGGGCGCAGGCGTACCAGTTCGGCTCCGCGCACCCGGCCGGCATGAACGCGGTGTGGGGCGACGGCTCGGTCCGCCCGATCGGCTACGACACGGCCGCTCACGTGCTGCCCGTGCTGGGCGACCGGCGCGACGGCGCGGTGGCCGAACTCCCCTGA
- a CDS encoding PEP-CTERM sorting domain-containing protein, producing the protein MQVQRAFVDATVSGRVGTEAGQTAVDWRFVAPAAQVQFNDGTVVTVTYQALAEPDSLPLIAFDDGSPSVGPTGSFASVLDAEVTVAWPAGEPGGPGVAATPEPATGLLLAGFALCGAAVRGRNTWRACPHGVPAR; encoded by the coding sequence GTGCAGGTCCAGCGGGCGTTCGTTGACGCCACCGTCTCGGGCCGGGTGGGCACCGAGGCGGGGCAGACCGCGGTCGACTGGCGGTTCGTCGCCCCGGCGGCGCAGGTCCAGTTCAATGACGGCACGGTCGTGACCGTCACCTACCAGGCGCTCGCCGAGCCCGACAGCCTGCCGCTGATCGCGTTCGATGACGGGTCGCCGAGCGTCGGCCCCACGGGCTCGTTCGCGTCGGTTCTTGATGCGGAGGTCACCGTCGCGTGGCCGGCGGGCGAGCCGGGCGGGCCGGGCGTGGCCGCGACACCCGAGCCCGCGACCGGTCTGCTGCTGGCCGGGTTCGCGCTGTGCGGCGCGGCCGTTCGCGGCCGGAACACCTGGCGCGCGTGTCCACACGGGGTCCCGGCACGATAA